From Variimorphobacter saccharofermentans, one genomic window encodes:
- a CDS encoding GH1 family beta-glucosidase, giving the protein MSNMVFPENFIWGTATSAYQIEGAYNEDGKGESIWDRYTHTPGMIWGNNTGDVACDHYHLYEEDIKIMKEIGIKSYRFSISWPRIFPDGRGEPNKKGMDFYRNLVTLLVKNKIIPAATLYHWDLPQKLQDIGGWTNPEVVDHFVQYARYVFKELGDKVPIWITFNEPWVSSFIGYWYGGHPPAVTDLSFALQAAHNIMLAHGKTVRAYREMGMNGEIGISLNLNPVYPASESEADLLAAKRYSEFQNNWFLDPILKGKYPEQLHKLFSNIAKVPDIISSDMDVIHTPIDFLGINNYSFNSVAYDADKPPLQVAFADTGKNKTDTGWEIYPEGIYDLLLYLQREYDGIKIMITENGAAFKDDIDKDGKVNDDERISYLNNHISEVFRAVKDGAHVAGYYVWSFMDNFEWRLGYSKRFGLVYIDYETQKRIIKKSGFWYKKVIERNGL; this is encoded by the coding sequence ATGAGTAATATGGTTTTTCCAGAGAACTTTATATGGGGTACAGCTACATCTGCTTATCAAATTGAAGGGGCCTATAACGAGGATGGAAAAGGTGAGTCTATATGGGATCGATATACTCATACACCTGGGATGATATGGGGCAATAATACTGGCGATGTTGCATGTGACCATTATCATCTCTACGAAGAAGATATAAAAATCATGAAAGAAATAGGTATCAAATCCTATCGTTTTTCTATTTCTTGGCCACGTATATTTCCGGATGGTAGAGGGGAACCGAATAAAAAGGGTATGGATTTTTATCGCAACTTAGTTACTTTGCTGGTAAAAAATAAAATAATCCCTGCGGCTACCCTATACCACTGGGATTTGCCTCAGAAGCTACAGGATATCGGTGGATGGACTAATCCGGAGGTTGTAGACCATTTTGTTCAATATGCGCGTTATGTATTCAAGGAACTAGGGGATAAGGTCCCCATTTGGATAACCTTTAATGAGCCCTGGGTATCTTCCTTTATTGGGTATTGGTATGGTGGACATCCACCAGCTGTTACTGACCTTTCATTCGCTTTACAGGCAGCACACAATATAATGCTGGCCCATGGTAAAACAGTTCGTGCGTATCGGGAAATGGGAATGAACGGAGAAATTGGGATTTCACTTAATCTCAATCCTGTATACCCTGCTTCGGAGAGTGAAGCTGATTTACTTGCTGCTAAACGGTATAGTGAATTCCAGAACAACTGGTTTCTGGATCCCATTCTGAAGGGAAAATATCCGGAGCAGCTTCATAAACTGTTTTCAAACATTGCCAAAGTTCCAGACATTATTAGTAGTGATATGGACGTGATCCATACGCCAATTGACTTTTTAGGAATCAACAATTATTCCTTTAACTCTGTGGCATATGATGCAGATAAACCACCTCTTCAGGTAGCATTTGCTGACACCGGGAAAAATAAGACGGATACAGGATGGGAGATATACCCCGAAGGGATTTATGACCTGTTGCTATACTTACAAAGGGAATACGATGGTATAAAAATAATGATAACAGAGAATGGTGCGGCATTTAAGGATGATATTGATAAGGATGGAAAAGTAAATGACGATGAGCGCATAAGCTACCTTAATAATCATATATCAGAAGTTTTCCGGGCAGTAAAAGATGGTGCTCATGTTGCAGGTTATTATGTATGGTCATTCATGGATAATTTTGAATGGAGATTGGGATATTCTAAAAGATTTGGTCTGGTTTACATAGATTATGAAACACAGAAACGTATTATAAAGAAGAGTGGCTTCTGGTATAAGAAAGTCATAGAAAGAAATGGACTTTAA
- a CDS encoding glycoside hydrolase family 5 protein, whose translation METGFVQVENGEFKRNNKKIVLRGFSIGSWMDIESFMLRIPGTEKRIRQTYAEVYGKDNADLFFDEFLTSFINEDDFVLIKSLGVNVLRLPFGYWHFENDQEPGKYIQNGFKHLDRVIALCRKYGIYAILDLHSSPGGQNPDSHGGSETGVSGFWEDALARERVIKLWGYIAKKYKDEPIIAGYDVLNEPSFVSNISAFNDFYRKVIQEIRNVDMNHIIFLEGDDWAKDFSIFDSLGGYQQAISFHFYPGQHVFMSTEAEERKAQLEEKISYFTKLREETGMALWAGETGGHFPKDKLLEGIKLVKDCLDIFEKHGISWTLWSYKDAGAMGMVYPKDDTKWMSMANDFRHQWQLKGRSNPTIAKEIFEMVEGKFSYTIHEKIKEPLAFRLYSFLNELHIHMLVKPKLQSIPWEEMKEYPKSFLLENCDGWEELAELVKSYTLYKYSEG comes from the coding sequence ATGGAGACTGGATTTGTTCAGGTGGAAAACGGAGAATTTAAGCGAAACAATAAGAAGATCGTACTAAGAGGATTTTCAATAGGTTCGTGGATGGACATTGAAAGTTTTATGCTGAGGATACCTGGCACAGAGAAGAGAATTCGTCAGACTTATGCTGAGGTTTATGGTAAAGATAATGCCGATCTTTTTTTCGATGAATTTCTGACCAGCTTTATAAATGAAGATGATTTCGTTCTTATAAAAAGTTTGGGCGTTAATGTATTACGTCTTCCTTTTGGTTATTGGCATTTCGAAAATGACCAGGAGCCTGGTAAGTATATTCAAAACGGGTTTAAGCATTTAGATCGCGTAATCGCACTCTGTCGAAAATATGGAATTTACGCAATTTTGGATCTGCATTCTTCTCCCGGTGGACAAAACCCGGATTCACATGGTGGAAGTGAAACAGGTGTAAGTGGCTTTTGGGAAGATGCTTTGGCAAGGGAAAGAGTTATTAAGCTGTGGGGTTATATTGCAAAGAAGTATAAGGATGAACCTATAATTGCCGGCTATGATGTACTGAACGAGCCTAGCTTTGTTTCAAATATTTCTGCTTTTAATGATTTTTATAGGAAAGTCATCCAAGAAATAAGGAATGTGGATATGAATCATATTATTTTTCTGGAAGGAGATGATTGGGCCAAAGACTTTAGCATTTTTGATAGCCTTGGCGGATATCAACAGGCAATTTCTTTTCATTTTTATCCTGGACAGCATGTATTTATGTCTACGGAAGCTGAAGAAAGAAAAGCACAATTGGAAGAAAAGATATCTTATTTTACAAAATTAAGAGAAGAAACAGGAATGGCACTCTGGGCGGGAGAGACAGGCGGACATTTTCCGAAAGATAAGCTGCTAGAAGGGATAAAGTTAGTCAAAGATTGCCTTGATATCTTTGAAAAGCACGGTATTTCCTGGACTTTATGGAGTTATAAAGATGCAGGAGCAATGGGAATGGTTTATCCGAAGGATGATACCAAGTGGATGTCTATGGCAAATGATTTCAGACATCAATGGCAGCTGAAGGGGCGAAGCAATCCAACGATTGCTAAAGAAATATTTGAGATGGTAGAAGGTAAATTTTCTTATACCATTCATGAAAAAATTAAAGAGCCTCTTGCATTCAGGTTATACTCCTTTCTTAATGAATTGCATATACATATGCTAGTCAAACCCAAATTGCAATCGATACCATGGGAAGAAATGAAGGAGTATCCTAAATCTTTCTTATTAGAAAATTGTGATGGTTGGGAGGAACTCGCCGAATTAGTAAAGTCTTATACGTTATATAAATACTCAGAAGGTTAA
- the sigZ gene encoding RNA polymerase sigma factor SigZ, whose product MEYGTEQIWEEFSSALRSFIARRVSNPSQIEDILQDVFVKIHSNIDSLKESTKVHSWVYQIARNTIIDYYRKEKMKLEDIDEIPLEDEGAINNINNIVDSEPAQKVAAGLKGMIDDLPEKYSQALYLVEIEGLSQVELAKRLGISVSGAKSRVQRGRQLLKDSLMKCCHFELDRYGRIINYHPICCCCCHPNKNDLP is encoded by the coding sequence ATGGAATATGGTACCGAGCAAATATGGGAAGAATTCAGTTCAGCACTTCGCTCATTTATAGCTCGAAGGGTCTCTAACCCTTCCCAAATCGAAGATATTTTGCAGGACGTATTTGTCAAAATTCATTCCAATATTGATTCACTCAAAGAAAGTACAAAAGTTCATAGCTGGGTTTATCAAATTGCGCGAAATACAATCATTGATTATTACCGAAAGGAAAAAATGAAATTAGAGGATATCGATGAGATTCCTTTAGAAGATGAAGGAGCTATTAACAATATTAATAATATAGTAGATTCAGAGCCGGCTCAAAAGGTTGCAGCCGGCTTAAAAGGAATGATTGATGACCTTCCGGAAAAATACTCACAAGCACTTTACCTTGTAGAAATAGAAGGCTTATCCCAGGTGGAATTGGCTAAAAGACTGGGAATTTCCGTATCAGGTGCCAAGTCCCGGGTTCAACGGGGACGACAATTGCTAAAGGATAGCCTAATGAAATGCTGCCATTTTGAACTCGATCGATATGGAAGGATCATTAACTACCATCCCATTTGCTGCTGTTGCTGCCACCCGAATAAAAATGATTTACCATAA
- a CDS encoding permease — MQEIINYLSELLADTITSVLTSLYHNWLPLGLAILTASLMKVYVNAEKLKESLINRPKVSTLASVAFGAFTPLCACGTMAVVIGLLSTALPWGPVMAFLTSSPLMSPDTFIMIAGILSFKFAIALTIASVAIGLISGGLTHLIEKKTSFLDDQLRFAKSQSSQSCGCGPITTETACDCSTTTSETACCCSSTIPVTEQQLSVPTCECSSPTPVSKPVSSNDKSFTNIIKKYKIKEVGQALIDVGLKQILLYFAIFAGFGYLIQSFVPTSLIMSLFSGESFFSVPLAALIGLPLYVSGEGAIPLMKALMDGGAGDGAMMAFMITGPATSAWVIAGISAFMKKRVIGLYIGFVLASGIIIGYLYQMLIVLGL, encoded by the coding sequence ATGCAAGAAATTATTAATTATTTATCAGAACTATTGGCGGATACTATAACGTCAGTATTAACAAGTCTTTATCACAACTGGCTGCCATTAGGTTTAGCCATACTTACTGCTTCGCTAATGAAAGTCTATGTTAATGCGGAGAAGCTCAAAGAGTCATTAATTAACAGACCAAAAGTTTCAACTCTTGCAAGTGTTGCTTTCGGAGCTTTTACTCCATTATGTGCCTGCGGTACAATGGCGGTCGTTATTGGATTGTTATCTACTGCATTGCCATGGGGACCGGTTATGGCCTTTCTAACCTCCTCCCCACTAATGAGCCCGGACACTTTTATTATGATTGCCGGTATACTCAGTTTCAAATTCGCAATTGCACTAACCATAGCCTCAGTCGCTATCGGTCTGATTTCGGGCGGATTGACACATTTAATTGAGAAAAAGACTAGTTTTTTAGATGACCAGTTACGATTTGCAAAAAGTCAGTCCTCTCAATCATGTGGTTGCGGCCCCATAACTACTGAGACAGCTTGTGACTGCAGTACTACAACCTCAGAGACAGCATGTTGTTGCAGTTCTACAATTCCAGTAACTGAGCAGCAATTATCAGTACCTACATGTGAGTGCAGTTCTCCTACACCTGTATCCAAGCCGGTATCATCTAATGATAAATCTTTTACAAACATTATAAAAAAATATAAAATCAAGGAAGTCGGGCAGGCCTTAATCGATGTTGGCTTAAAGCAAATACTTCTGTACTTCGCAATCTTTGCTGGTTTTGGTTATCTTATTCAATCGTTTGTACCCACTTCATTAATCATGTCTCTATTCAGTGGGGAAAGTTTCTTTTCCGTTCCTTTAGCTGCTTTAATTGGCTTGCCTCTTTATGTTAGTGGCGAAGGTGCCATTCCACTCATGAAAGCGTTAATGGATGGCGGTGCAGGAGATGGAGCAATGATGGCATTCATGATAACGGGTCCGGCAACCAGCGCCTGGGTCATAGCAGGCATTTCAGCTTTCATGAAAAAAAGAGTTATTGGTCTTTATATCGGTTTTGTTTTAGCTAGTGGAATTATCATTGGGTACTTATATCAAATGTTAATCGTATTGGGTCTATAA